The Hymenobacter sp. DG01 genome has a segment encoding these proteins:
- a CDS encoding glycoside hydrolase family 43 protein — MKNTWLGALLLTFGAYLPVQAQNPIIKGVFTADPAPLVYRDTLFLYTSHDTASVQETNYKMPDWRIYSTTDMVHWKDYGTRLSPRTFAWATGDAYAAQCVYRNGKFYWFVSTFHKKDDNSQGGAAIGVAVSDRPTGPFRDAIGKALIVNEMTKDKPHAWDDIDPTVFIYDDQQAYLYWGNGSCRWAKLKDNMTELAGPITVLTPKNYIEGPWVYKRKNLYYLVYASEGTKPEMIEYCTAPSATGPWTYRGILQENVPNSFTTHPGIIDYKGKSYFFYHNGTLPTGGSYRRSICVDYLNYNPDGTIQKIVQTVNGVAPVK; from the coding sequence ATGAAGAATACCTGGCTTGGAGCCCTGCTGCTGACCTTCGGGGCTTACCTGCCTGTGCAGGCACAGAATCCAATCATTAAGGGTGTGTTTACGGCTGACCCGGCCCCGCTGGTGTACCGCGACACCCTATTTCTGTACACCAGCCACGATACGGCTTCGGTGCAGGAAACCAACTATAAAATGCCCGACTGGCGGATCTACTCCACTACTGATATGGTGCACTGGAAAGATTACGGCACCCGCCTCTCGCCCCGCACTTTTGCCTGGGCTACCGGCGATGCCTACGCGGCACAGTGCGTGTATCGGAATGGCAAGTTCTACTGGTTTGTCTCTACCTTTCACAAGAAAGACGATAACAGCCAGGGTGGTGCGGCCATCGGCGTAGCCGTGTCGGATAGGCCAACGGGACCTTTCAGGGATGCCATCGGCAAGGCACTCATCGTCAATGAGATGACCAAGGACAAGCCCCACGCCTGGGACGACATCGACCCCACCGTGTTTATATATGACGACCAGCAGGCCTACCTGTACTGGGGCAACGGCAGCTGCCGATGGGCGAAGCTCAAGGATAACATGACCGAGCTAGCGGGCCCTATCACGGTGCTTACGCCCAAAAACTACATTGAAGGCCCGTGGGTGTACAAGCGCAAAAACCTGTACTACCTGGTATATGCCAGTGAAGGCACCAAGCCCGAAATGATTGAATACTGCACGGCCCCTAGTGCTACTGGCCCCTGGACGTACCGGGGCATTCTCCAGGAAAACGTACCGAACAGCTTTACTACGCACCCCGGCATCATCGATTACAAAGGCAAAAGCTACTTTTTCTACCACAACGGAACCTTGCCCACGGGTGGCAGCTACCGCCGCTCCATCTGCGTAGACTATCTGAACTATAATCCCGACGGCACTATCCAGAAAATTGTACAGACGGTCAATGGGGTGGCCCCCGTTAAGTAG
- a CDS encoding DUF2147 domain-containing protein, with protein sequence MKKILFLCLGMFLGLLGAASAQSLSPLGVWTNAEKKATFEIYKCGNKLCGKIVSLTVPNDPKTGKPKMDTMNPDPKLRTRPRLGLVFLQDFEYDDDNKWDDGKIYDPESGKTYSCYMKMLNANSMEVKGYIGFSLIGKSQTWTRVK encoded by the coding sequence ATGAAAAAAATTCTGTTCCTCTGCCTGGGTATGTTCTTGGGTTTGCTAGGGGCCGCCTCCGCCCAGTCTCTCTCTCCCCTGGGGGTGTGGACCAACGCCGAGAAAAAGGCCACCTTCGAGATTTACAAGTGCGGCAACAAGCTGTGCGGCAAAATTGTAAGCCTGACGGTACCGAACGACCCCAAGACCGGCAAACCCAAAATGGATACCATGAACCCCGACCCCAAACTGCGCACCCGTCCGCGCCTGGGCCTGGTGTTTTTGCAGGACTTCGAGTACGATGACGACAACAAGTGGGATGATGGCAAAATCTATGATCCGGAGAGCGGCAAAACTTACTCCTGCTACATGAAAATGCTGAATGCCAATAGCATGGAAGTAAAAGGCTACATCGGTTTTTCGCTGATTGGCAAGTCGCAGACCTGGACGCGGGTTAAATAA
- a CDS encoding IS3 family transposase, with protein sequence MSCWQFIDQERTSYAVELLCRMLQVSASRYYAWRKQQQPTPAQPTAANWEEALKEAFGQHKRCYGTRRLRVELQAQGHCVGRQRLRSAMRRHGLRALQPRAYTPRTTDSTHGLRCAPNRLLDQPKPTTPNRVWVSDITYLPLASGQWAYLCAFQDACTRQVVGWRVLDTMPEELVTSALRQALLARRPAPGLVVHSDRGGQYCANTYRALLDQYGCQRSQSRRAECLDNAQAESLWSRLKTEELGPREWPVFRDLADAQHSVATYFDYYNHERRHSALAYQTPQTFYLQQLKNTALFSTL encoded by the coding sequence AATTTATTGACCAGGAGCGTACTAGCTACGCGGTTGAGTTGCTCTGCCGGATGCTGCAGGTGTCCGCCAGCCGCTACTATGCCTGGCGCAAGCAGCAGCAGCCCACCCCGGCTCAGCCGACGGCAGCGAACTGGGAAGAGGCGCTGAAAGAAGCCTTCGGCCAGCACAAACGTTGCTACGGCACCCGCCGCTTACGGGTCGAGCTGCAAGCCCAGGGCCACTGCGTGGGCCGCCAGCGCCTGCGCTCGGCCATGCGGCGGCATGGGCTGCGGGCCTTGCAGCCCCGCGCCTACACCCCGCGCACCACCGATTCGACCCACGGGCTGCGCTGCGCGCCCAACCGGCTGCTCGACCAGCCCAAGCCAACCACGCCTAACCGGGTCTGGGTCAGCGATATCACCTACCTGCCGCTGGCCTCGGGGCAATGGGCCTACCTGTGCGCCTTTCAGGACGCCTGTACCCGGCAGGTGGTCGGGTGGCGGGTGCTCGATACGATGCCCGAAGAGCTGGTCACCAGTGCCTTACGCCAAGCCCTGCTGGCCCGTCGGCCCGCCCCCGGCCTGGTGGTGCACTCGGACCGCGGCGGGCAGTACTGCGCCAACACCTACCGCGCCCTGCTCGACCAGTACGGCTGTCAGCGCTCGCAGAGCCGCCGCGCCGAATGCCTGGACAACGCGCAGGCCGAGAGCCTGTGGTCGCGGCTCAAAACTGAGGAGCTGGGGCCGCGCGAGTGGCCCGTGTTCCGCGACTTAGCCGACGCGCAGCACAGCGTGGCCACTTATTTCGACTACTACAACCACGAGCGCCGGCATTCAGCACTCGCGTATCAGACCCCGCAAACCTTTTACCTCCAACAACTTAAAAATACCGCCCTATTCTCTACGCTCTAA
- a CDS encoding alpha/beta hydrolase-fold protein gives MRNILPLIVSVVLLGASSAVAQKAPTEAPKGFDQPRMGIATGSIDSISYPSKTVGTVRKALVYTPPGYSKKKKYPVLYLLHGIGGDEKEWLKGGHPQVILDNLYAAGKLKPMLVVMPNGRAMKDDRPVGNIYGPEKVAAFANFEKDLLTDLIPFIEKRYPVLTNRENRAIAGLSMGGGQSLNFGLGNLDKFAWVGGFSSAPNTKLPEQLLPDPTKATKQLKLLWISCGDQDGLLPVSQRTHDYLYEHRVPHVYYLEAGGHDFKVWKNGLYMFSQQLFKPVDVAALPTFTVLGTPAATNVRNAKYPQILPDNRAVFRLKAPGVQRAQLDLGRKYDMVKDSAGTWTVTTDTLSRGLHYYSLVLDGLAVADPASETFYGMGRMASGIEVPGRGTSFYAQKDMPHGEVRLRRFYSTVTNSWRQMYVYTPAGYDTNTATKYPVLYLLHGGGEDETGWARQGKADIILDNLIAAQKTKPMLVVMLDGNMGGPGGPAGFGEGTLKRFEDELKKTVLPVVESNYRVAPGAQSRALAGLSMGGLQTLYAGMKNTDMFAHLGVFSSGFFANNPALSDPQYAFMKANTSTINTNLKQLWLSMGGPADIAYANNKVMRAKLDELGIKYVYSEYPGGHTWPVWRHDLYQFAQGLF, from the coding sequence ATGAGAAACATACTACCCCTGATTGTGAGCGTTGTGTTACTGGGTGCAAGTAGTGCAGTTGCCCAAAAGGCGCCAACTGAAGCCCCCAAAGGCTTCGATCAGCCAAGAATGGGTATAGCTACCGGTAGTATAGACAGCATCAGCTACCCCTCCAAAACAGTGGGCACGGTGCGTAAGGCGCTGGTGTACACGCCGCCGGGCTATTCCAAGAAGAAAAAGTATCCGGTGCTCTACCTGCTTCACGGCATTGGGGGCGACGAAAAGGAATGGCTTAAAGGGGGGCACCCGCAGGTGATTCTCGACAACCTATACGCGGCCGGCAAGCTCAAGCCCATGCTGGTGGTAATGCCCAACGGCCGGGCCATGAAAGATGACCGGCCCGTCGGGAATATCTACGGCCCGGAGAAGGTGGCTGCTTTCGCCAACTTTGAAAAAGACCTGCTGACGGACCTGATTCCTTTCATAGAAAAGAGGTACCCGGTTCTCACCAACCGCGAAAACCGGGCTATTGCCGGGTTGTCGATGGGCGGCGGGCAGTCGTTGAACTTCGGGCTGGGCAACCTGGATAAGTTTGCCTGGGTAGGCGGCTTTTCCTCGGCCCCGAATACCAAACTGCCCGAGCAGCTCCTACCCGACCCCACCAAAGCCACAAAGCAGCTCAAGCTCCTCTGGATTTCCTGCGGCGACCAGGACGGCCTGCTGCCCGTCAGCCAACGCACCCACGACTACCTCTACGAGCACCGCGTGCCGCACGTGTACTACCTGGAGGCTGGCGGGCACGATTTCAAGGTCTGGAAGAATGGGCTGTACATGTTTTCGCAGCAGCTGTTCAAGCCCGTTGATGTGGCGGCACTGCCCACCTTCACCGTGCTTGGCACCCCGGCCGCTACCAACGTGCGCAACGCCAAGTACCCCCAGATTCTGCCCGACAATCGCGCTGTGTTTCGCCTGAAAGCCCCCGGCGTGCAGCGCGCCCAACTGGACCTAGGCCGCAAATACGACATGGTGAAAGACAGCGCCGGCACCTGGACCGTGACCACCGACACGCTGAGCCGGGGCCTGCACTACTACTCGCTGGTACTCGATGGTCTGGCCGTAGCCGACCCCGCCAGCGAAACCTTCTACGGAATGGGACGCATGGCCAGTGGTATTGAGGTTCCCGGCCGCGGCACCAGCTTTTACGCCCAGAAAGACATGCCGCATGGCGAGGTGCGACTCAGGCGCTTCTACTCAACGGTTACCAACTCGTGGCGGCAGATGTACGTGTACACGCCGGCTGGCTACGATACCAACACCGCCACGAAGTACCCGGTACTGTATCTGCTGCACGGTGGCGGCGAAGACGAAACTGGCTGGGCCCGGCAGGGCAAAGCCGATATAATTCTCGACAATCTGATTGCCGCCCAGAAAACGAAGCCCATGCTGGTAGTGATGCTGGATGGAAATATGGGCGGCCCAGGTGGCCCGGCGGGCTTCGGCGAGGGTACCCTGAAAAGGTTTGAAGACGAGCTGAAGAAAACTGTGCTGCCGGTGGTGGAAAGCAACTACCGGGTAGCTCCCGGAGCCCAGAGCCGGGCCCTGGCGGGCTTGTCGATGGGGGGCCTGCAAACCCTCTACGCCGGCATGAAGAACACTGATATGTTCGCCCACCTCGGCGTGTTCAGCTCGGGCTTTTTCGCCAACAATCCGGCCCTGTCAGACCCGCAGTATGCGTTTATGAAGGCCAATACCAGCACCATCAACACCAACCTGAAACAGCTGTGGCTCTCCATGGGCGGACCGGCCGATATTGCCTACGCCAACAACAAGGTAATGCGGGCCAAGCTGGATGAGTTGGGTATTAAGTATGTGTACAGCGAGTACCCTGGCGGCCACACCTGGCCCGTGTGGCGCCACGATTTATACCAGTTTGCCCAAGGGTTATTCTAG